From a region of the Triticum aestivum cultivar Chinese Spring chromosome 7D, IWGSC CS RefSeq v2.1, whole genome shotgun sequence genome:
- the LOC123166131 gene encoding DIBOA-glucoside dioxygenase BX6 translates to MASDRLAALKAFDETKAGVKGLVDAGVKAVPDIFRHPPDPLSPCTKVAAIPVVDLSGPRSEVVAAVREAARTAGFFQLVNHGVPEAAMSGMLAAVRRFNEEPAEAKAPYYTRDAARRVRYNCNADLFRTMVGKWRDTIYMDDVDRLAAGEEEEVLPPACRGVAPKYTAQVRMLGRALFELLSEALGVRRGYLAEEAGCLETLSVAGHYYPACPEPHLTLGAVRHNDPGFLTVLLQDGVGGLQVLTDVEDGEGNVSAAWADVPAVPGALVVNVGDFLQLVSNDRFRSVAHRVVANSVGPRMSVACFFRAKGATVCAPVAMDGGGPPRYRTVTAEELLRSSGKQNGLRDVRL, encoded by the coding sequence ATGGCCTCCGACCGCCTCGCCGCCCTCAAGGCCTTCGACGAGACCAAGGCCGGCGTGAAGGGCCTCGTGGACGCCGGCGTCAAGGCCGTCCCGGACATCTTCCGCCACCCTCCGGACCCACTCTCCCCGTGCACCAAGGTCGCCGCAATCCCGGTCGTCGACCTCTCGGGCCCACGCTCTGAGGTGGTCGCCGCGGTGAGGGAGGCGGCGCGGACGGCGGGCTTCTTCCAGCTGGTGAACCACGGCGTGCCGGAGGCGGCCATGTCGGGGATGCTGGCGGCGGTGCGGCGGTTCAACGAGGAGCCCGCGGAGGCCAAGGCGCCCTACTACACGCGGGACGCCGCGCGGCGCGTGCGCTACAACTGCAACGCCGACCTCTTCCGGACCATGGTGGGCAAGTGGCGCGACACCATCTACATGGACGACGTGGACCGGCTGGCggcgggcgaggaggaggaggtcctcCCGCCGGCGTGCAGGGGCGTCGCGCCCAAGTACACGGCGCAGGTGCGGATGCTGGGGCGCGCGCTCTTCGAGCTGCTGTCGGAGGCCCTGGGCGTGCGGCGCGGGTAcctggcggaggaggccggctgcCTGGAGACGCTCAGCGTTGCCGGCCACTACTACCCGGCGTGCCCGGAGCCGCACCTGACGCTGGGCGCCGTCAGGCACAACGACCCCGGCTTCCTCACCGTGCTGCTCCAGGACGGCGTCGGCGGCCTCCAGGTGCTCACGGACGTCGAGGACGGCGAAGGGAACGTGTCCGCCGCGTGGGCCGACGTGCCGGCGGTGCCGGGGGCGCTGGTGGTGAACGTCGGCGACTTCCTGCAGCTGGTGTCCAACGACAGGTTCAGGAGCGTCGCGCACCGCGTGGTGGCCAACAGCGTGGGGCCCCGGATGTCGGTGGCGTGCTTCTTCAGGGCCAAGGGAGCGACCGTGTGCGCCCCGGTGGCCATGGACGGGGGTGGCCCGCCGCGCTACCGGACCGTCACGGCGGAGGAGCTGCTCCGCTCGTCCGGGAAGCAGAACGGGCTCCGCGACGTGAGGCTCTAG